Proteins found in one Planctomycetes bacterium MalM25 genomic segment:
- the holB gene encoding DNA polymerase III subunit delta' — protein sequence MQPVIGHDLAKERLRRTLRRGRLASTYLFVGPEGVGKRRFAERLAAALLCHQPGDDPLEPCGGCAACQLSEAGTHPDLLKVARPEGKTTLPVDLFIGPADKRNRQGLCHDLALKPLVSDRRVAILDDADFFSVETANCLLKTLEEPPPRSLLILIGTSLARQLATIRSRSQVVRFGPLADEELTRVLTAPPVDFSPADAERLVPLARGSVSRAIELSEGSLDSAREALLGCLQSPRIDSTRLARVLEEESKAVATEPRIRRRALAELFGTAITLYHRRLAERLDDPDETVAAIDLWLEAEEALGRNANQSALVQALAERLARLAA from the coding sequence ATGCAACCGGTCATCGGACACGACCTGGCGAAAGAACGGCTACGCCGCACGCTGCGGCGTGGCAGGCTCGCGAGCACCTATCTGTTCGTTGGCCCCGAGGGCGTCGGCAAACGCCGCTTCGCCGAGCGCCTCGCCGCCGCGCTGCTGTGCCACCAACCGGGCGATGACCCGCTGGAGCCGTGCGGCGGCTGTGCGGCGTGCCAGCTCTCCGAAGCGGGCACGCACCCGGACCTGCTAAAAGTCGCCCGCCCCGAGGGGAAGACGACCCTGCCGGTCGACCTGTTCATCGGCCCGGCCGACAAGCGGAACCGGCAGGGGCTGTGCCACGACCTGGCGCTCAAGCCGCTGGTCTCCGACCGCCGCGTGGCGATCCTCGACGACGCCGACTTCTTCAGCGTCGAGACCGCCAACTGCCTGCTGAAGACGCTCGAGGAGCCGCCCCCGCGGTCGCTGCTGATCCTGATCGGCACGAGCCTCGCCCGGCAGCTGGCGACGATCCGCTCGCGGTCACAGGTCGTCCGGTTCGGCCCGCTGGCGGACGAGGAACTGACCCGCGTCCTGACGGCCCCGCCCGTCGACTTCTCTCCGGCCGACGCCGAGCGTCTGGTCCCGTTGGCGCGGGGCAGCGTGTCGCGGGCGATCGAGCTGTCCGAGGGCTCGCTCGACTCGGCACGCGAGGCGTTGCTCGGCTGCCTCCAGTCCCCGCGGATCGACTCGACCCGGCTCGCCCGGGTGCTGGAAGAGGAGAGCAAGGCGGTCGCCACCGAGCCCCGCATCCGCCGCCGGGCGTTGGCGGAGCTGTTCGGCACGGCGATCACGCTCTACCACCGCCGCCTCGCCGAGCGGCTCGACGACCCGGACGAGACCGTCGCGGCGATCGACCTCTGGCTCGAAGCGGAAGAGGCCCTGGGCCGCAACGCGAACCAGTCGGCCCTCGTTCAGGCGCTCGCGGAGCGGCTGGCGCGGTTGGCCGCCTAG
- a CDS encoding Bacterial type II secretion system protein F domain protein, which produces MILAALISTALMVKLAVFGGVVAAMWFALEFFGGNGSQRAEERLDGIRGAGPGDALVKKQNDKMAKLIQQATPALAAPLQPKTEEETGKLKERLQHAGFRNESAISIFLGAKFLCLIIGFLAGGGGAYFTKGLTQDAMIITVAVAGVMFFLPDVAIWFMKKSRQDNIFYGLPDALDLMVVCVEAGLGLDQAMRKVAEEMKGTYGVLAEEFALCNLQLQMGSPRNDVLSELGARTGVDDLKALAAILIQADKFGSSVAQALRVQSDSMRTRRSQMAEEKAAKTAVKLIFPLVIFIFPAIFVVLVGPAAITMINEMFPAMAGQ; this is translated from the coding sequence ATGATCCTCGCCGCACTGATCTCCACCGCGCTGATGGTCAAACTCGCCGTTTTCGGCGGGGTCGTGGCGGCGATGTGGTTCGCGCTGGAGTTCTTCGGCGGCAACGGCAGCCAACGGGCCGAGGAGCGTCTCGACGGGATCCGGGGCGCCGGTCCGGGCGACGCCCTCGTGAAGAAACAAAACGATAAGATGGCCAAGCTGATTCAGCAGGCCACCCCCGCCCTGGCGGCGCCGCTGCAGCCGAAGACCGAGGAAGAGACCGGCAAGCTCAAGGAACGCCTGCAGCACGCCGGCTTCCGCAACGAGAGCGCGATCAGCATCTTCCTGGGCGCCAAGTTCCTCTGCCTGATCATCGGCTTCCTAGCCGGCGGAGGCGGCGCGTACTTTACGAAGGGGCTCACGCAGGACGCTATGATCATCACCGTCGCCGTGGCGGGAGTGATGTTCTTCCTGCCGGACGTGGCGATCTGGTTCATGAAGAAGTCCCGCCAGGACAACATCTTCTACGGCTTGCCCGACGCGCTCGACCTGATGGTCGTCTGCGTCGAAGCGGGCCTCGGTCTCGACCAGGCGATGCGCAAGGTCGCCGAAGAGATGAAAGGGACCTACGGCGTCCTCGCCGAGGAGTTCGCCCTGTGCAACCTGCAGCTGCAGATGGGATCCCCGCGTAACGACGTGCTCTCCGAGCTGGGCGCCCGCACCGGCGTCGACGACCTCAAGGCCCTCGCGGCGATCCTCATCCAGGCCGACAAGTTCGGCTCGAGCGTCGCTCAAGCGCTCCGAGTGCAAAGCGACTCGATGCGGACCCGCCGCAGCCAGATGGCCGAGGAGAAGGCGGCCAAGACCGCGGTGAAGCTGATCTTCCCGCTGGTCATTTTCATCTTCCCAGCGATCTTCGTGGTGCTGGTCGGCCCGGCCGCCATCACGATGATCAACGAGATGTTCCCGGCGATGGCCGGTCAGTGA
- the spk1 gene encoding Serine/threonine-protein kinase PK-1 → MQTPSTAEELAQAAIDVGVVTDAQLQPVWVELGSSNVPLSELSQTLVRKGLLTNYQLDRLQRGLRDGYVYDDYHVLYCVGSGTFARVFRAAHKKTGQIHAVKVLRARHNNTQKAEFFRREGELGKKLKHPNIVPIHDVVSKGGVHYLVMDFIEGQNLRDLYRVRKKFEWEKATAIASDVLAGLHYAFQQGVTHRDLKMSNVLVASDGRAQLIDFGLAALDGVAGDDSGVDRTVEYAALEKATNVRKDDTRSDVYFAGYMLHQMLTGVSCLPEGRNRAQRFTRDVFKEIKPVLELAPETPMALTMVLSRALEMDPEKRYQNPGDMLTELKLAVRRAKGAESNTATRSTEDLEGVGPDGKPHRILVVESDTKRQDVLRELFKRNGYRVLVATDGGRALSRFVSDPTAADIVVFCGATLGADAVRAFNQFGEEKATGGVPAVLLLEEAQGEWASAAKTSDHRGVIVMPVKLRRLREAVLSALKAGAATAEAARP, encoded by the coding sequence ATGCAAACGCCGTCTACTGCCGAAGAACTGGCCCAGGCGGCCATCGATGTGGGCGTCGTGACCGACGCGCAGTTGCAGCCCGTGTGGGTCGAGCTCGGTTCGAGCAACGTCCCGCTCTCCGAGCTGTCGCAGACCCTTGTCCGCAAGGGCTTGCTCACCAACTACCAGCTCGACCGTCTGCAACGCGGCCTGAGAGACGGCTACGTCTACGACGACTACCACGTGCTTTACTGCGTCGGCTCGGGCACCTTCGCCCGCGTGTTCCGCGCCGCCCACAAGAAGACCGGTCAGATCCACGCGGTCAAAGTCCTCCGGGCGCGGCACAACAACACGCAGAAGGCGGAGTTCTTCCGCCGCGAGGGGGAGCTCGGCAAGAAGCTGAAGCACCCGAACATCGTGCCGATCCACGACGTCGTGTCGAAGGGTGGGGTCCATTACCTCGTGATGGACTTCATCGAGGGGCAGAACCTCCGCGACCTGTACCGGGTGCGCAAGAAGTTCGAGTGGGAGAAGGCCACGGCCATCGCCAGCGACGTGCTCGCCGGCCTGCACTACGCCTTCCAGCAAGGGGTCACGCACCGTGACCTGAAGATGTCGAACGTGCTGGTCGCCTCGGACGGGCGGGCGCAGCTGATCGACTTCGGCCTCGCCGCGCTCGACGGCGTGGCGGGCGACGATTCGGGCGTCGATCGGACGGTCGAGTACGCCGCCCTCGAGAAGGCGACCAACGTCCGCAAGGACGACACCCGCAGCGACGTCTACTTCGCCGGCTACATGCTGCACCAGATGCTGACGGGCGTCTCGTGCCTGCCGGAGGGGCGCAACCGGGCGCAGCGGTTCACGCGGGACGTCTTCAAGGAGATCAAGCCGGTCCTCGAGCTGGCCCCGGAGACCCCCATGGCCCTCACCATGGTGCTCAGCCGCGCCTTGGAGATGGACCCCGAGAAGCGCTACCAGAACCCGGGCGACATGCTCACGGAGCTGAAGCTCGCCGTCCGGCGGGCGAAGGGCGCCGAGTCGAACACCGCGACGCGTTCCACGGAGGATCTGGAGGGCGTCGGCCCCGATGGCAAACCGCACCGGATCCTGGTCGTCGAATCGGACACGAAGCGGCAGGACGTGCTCCGCGAGCTCTTCAAGCGGAACGGCTACCGGGTGCTAGTGGCGACCGACGGCGGGCGCGCCCTCTCTCGCTTCGTCAGCGACCCGACGGCGGCCGACATCGTGGTCTTCTGCGGCGCCACGCTCGGCGCCGACGCGGTCCGCGCCTTCAACCAGTTCGGCGAGGAGAAGGCGACCGGCGGCGTGCCCGCGGTCCTGCTGTTGGAAGAGGCCCAGGGCGAATGGGCCAGCGCCGCCAAGACCTCCGACCACCGCGGCGTGATCGTCATGCCGGTCAAACTCCGCCGGCTCCGCGAGGCGGTCCTCTCCGCCCTGAAAGCGGGCGCCGCCACGGCCGAAGCGGCTCGGCCTTAG
- a CDS encoding Tetratricopeptide repeat protein, with amino-acid sequence MRTYRQAALAATLGLAPIAADAAPASMLHSLPRAESSQAAGESSGGMRWLTKWFRDDQPQAPQVVAAPGGGVPAVMAYQPPQAPQAPARPVMPPGPSRAPSIEAWGGFSPHVAVPTTPIASVAPTAAAPVPTPQTSAPQPVDTKALRRRGHELDRAGKLAEAERTYRQAIGADPTSAAAVNDLGLCLARQGKLQPSAAVLRQAIMMRPDKPLYRNNIATVLVELDQADEALVHLKTAYGPATAHYNLGQLLTRGGKTDEAVAQFREAVNLEPTLAPAQEALARLTPEAVEAPTLADEGPQPTLAEPYASLAPSPAPGLPTAAPTPVAAAPYRTTPIAPATPAPATPYQPAQVASAAPTFVTPAPPVAPAPTLATPSTGVPSTGVPSFPRLLPPVMDR; translated from the coding sequence GTGCGCACCTACCGCCAGGCCGCCTTGGCCGCCACGCTCGGCCTCGCGCCGATCGCCGCCGACGCCGCTCCGGCGTCGATGCTCCACTCGCTGCCGCGTGCCGAGTCCTCCCAAGCTGCGGGGGAATCGTCCGGCGGCATGCGGTGGCTCACCAAATGGTTCCGGGACGACCAGCCCCAGGCGCCACAGGTTGTCGCCGCTCCGGGAGGTGGTGTTCCCGCCGTGATGGCCTACCAGCCACCGCAGGCCCCGCAAGCGCCCGCCCGCCCCGTGATGCCGCCGGGCCCGAGTCGGGCCCCCAGCATCGAGGCGTGGGGCGGCTTCTCGCCGCACGTCGCCGTGCCGACGACGCCGATCGCCAGCGTCGCGCCCACGGCCGCCGCGCCCGTGCCGACACCCCAGACGAGCGCGCCCCAGCCGGTCGATACGAAGGCGCTGCGTCGTCGGGGGCACGAACTCGATCGGGCCGGCAAACTCGCCGAGGCGGAGCGGACCTACCGCCAGGCGATCGGCGCCGACCCGACCAGCGCCGCCGCCGTGAACGACCTGGGCCTCTGCCTCGCCCGCCAGGGCAAGCTGCAGCCGTCGGCCGCCGTGCTGCGTCAGGCGATCATGATGCGGCCCGACAAGCCGCTCTATCGCAACAACATCGCGACCGTGCTGGTGGAACTTGACCAAGCGGACGAGGCGCTCGTTCACCTGAAGACCGCCTACGGCCCCGCGACCGCGCACTACAATCTGGGGCAGCTGCTCACTCGCGGCGGTAAGACGGACGAGGCGGTCGCTCAATTCCGCGAGGCGGTGAACCTCGAGCCGACGCTCGCCCCCGCCCAGGAGGCCTTGGCCCGGCTCACGCCCGAAGCGGTCGAGGCCCCGACGCTCGCCGACGAAGGCCCGCAACCGACCCTCGCGGAGCCTTACGCGAGCCTCGCGCCGTCGCCCGCGCCGGGTCTGCCCACCGCGGCCCCGACGCCTGTGGCGGCGGCGCCGTACCGGACCACGCCGATCGCTCCGGCCACCCCGGCGCCCGCGACGCCCTACCAGCCGGCGCAAGTCGCCTCGGCGGCGCCGACGTTCGTGACCCCCGCGCCGCCGGTGGCTCCGGCCCCAACGCTCGCCACCCCATCGACTGGAGTCCCGTCGACGGGCGTGCCGAGCTTCCCGCGGCTGTTGCCGCCGGTGATGGACCGCTGA
- the ppc gene encoding Phosphoenolpyruvate carboxylase: protein MATDQRLRREIDELGRAFGDTVRRFAGERAFELVEQVRGLARQFCGGELAAADEIDTLLRGLTADELRIVIRSFGTFLELANLAEDRQRVRSLIDRERERHPDPRKESILDAVRTLKQQGVGDDAMQALVDRVRIELVFTAHPTEAKRKSIRAKLRTLRELLGQIDAATQTPREEERLRELVRGEIVKLWQTDIIRAARPTVLEEVQRGLSFKGVIWDTAPRILGELRDALAEVYPKVTLADRGLLRFGSWMGGDRDGHPYVTPDITEQTLHWLRSAAIERHWVECDRLTTSLSVSVRQSPACSDLFEPIATACAKWPELVKILEPIPPMEAPRRWLRVIGWRLEQSADASPDEPDSPAAYGEADELTADVALVRDALLAAGDDEVVRAEVQPWLDQIATFGLHMACLDVRQHSGMYADVMLELWRAIGTVAPDEELTEERRCQLLVDTLPIAANIAPVGLSDTAQETLQLFRVLRRSARRYGGDCLGGHVISMTTQASDLLTVLWLWTWSERVDGGQPEDASLHLPVIPLFETIDDLVAAPQILGRALDTPAYREHVAKCGDRQTVMIGYSDSTKDGGYLSAAWSLQSAQITLHELAKKEGVALTFFHGRGGSLGRGGGPAARSILSLPPETFAGSLRLTEQGEVLAERYDDPAIAHRHLEQVVWAVLIAATAPPPDPTSAYRDQMQRMADASLAAYRELVTHADFTKFFRLATPISQIENLPIGSRPAKRKKGDAIEDLRAIPWVFSWTQSRCLLPAWYGLGSGLSALIDAGGAETLQAMYTEWPFFRATINNAELALAKANRPVFDRYAQLANELPGAAEIIQLLDDEFERSCQTLLAVTGRDELLDGTSWLKESIQVRNRYVDPLNLIQLEVTRRLRESGDEGPTEELRHLSQLSIKSVAAGMRTTG, encoded by the coding sequence ATGGCAACCGACCAGCGGCTCCGCCGCGAGATCGACGAACTCGGCCGCGCTTTTGGCGATACCGTCCGGCGGTTCGCGGGTGAGCGGGCGTTCGAGCTCGTTGAGCAGGTCCGCGGGCTGGCCCGTCAGTTCTGCGGCGGCGAGCTCGCCGCGGCGGACGAGATCGACACGCTGCTCCGCGGCCTGACCGCCGACGAGCTGCGGATCGTGATCCGCTCGTTCGGCACGTTCCTCGAGCTGGCGAACCTCGCCGAGGACCGGCAGCGGGTCCGCTCGCTGATCGACCGCGAGCGCGAGCGGCACCCCGACCCGCGCAAGGAATCGATCCTCGACGCCGTCCGCACGCTCAAGCAGCAGGGCGTCGGCGACGACGCGATGCAGGCGCTCGTCGACCGAGTGCGGATCGAGCTGGTCTTCACCGCCCACCCTACCGAGGCGAAGCGGAAGAGCATCCGGGCGAAGCTCCGCACGCTACGCGAACTGCTCGGCCAGATCGACGCCGCCACGCAGACGCCCCGCGAGGAGGAACGGCTCCGCGAGCTGGTGCGGGGCGAGATTGTCAAGCTCTGGCAGACCGACATCATCCGCGCAGCGCGGCCGACCGTCCTGGAAGAGGTGCAGCGTGGCCTCTCGTTCAAGGGCGTCATCTGGGACACCGCGCCGCGCATCCTCGGCGAGCTGCGCGACGCGCTCGCCGAGGTTTACCCCAAGGTCACCCTCGCCGACCGCGGGCTACTCCGCTTCGGCTCGTGGATGGGCGGCGACCGCGACGGCCACCCCTACGTCACGCCCGACATCACCGAGCAGACGCTGCACTGGCTCCGCTCGGCGGCGATCGAGCGGCACTGGGTCGAGTGCGACCGGCTCACGACCTCGCTGAGCGTCTCGGTGCGGCAGTCGCCCGCCTGCTCCGACCTGTTCGAGCCGATCGCCACGGCGTGCGCGAAGTGGCCCGAGCTGGTGAAGATCCTCGAACCGATCCCGCCGATGGAGGCGCCGCGGCGTTGGCTGCGGGTCATCGGCTGGCGGCTGGAGCAATCGGCCGACGCGTCGCCCGACGAGCCCGACTCGCCCGCCGCTTACGGCGAGGCCGACGAGCTGACGGCCGACGTCGCCCTCGTCCGCGACGCCCTGCTCGCCGCAGGCGACGACGAGGTGGTCCGCGCCGAGGTGCAGCCCTGGCTCGACCAGATCGCCACGTTCGGCCTGCACATGGCCTGCCTCGACGTGCGGCAGCACTCGGGCATGTACGCCGACGTGATGCTCGAGCTGTGGCGGGCCATCGGCACGGTCGCCCCCGACGAGGAGCTGACCGAGGAGCGACGCTGCCAGCTGCTGGTCGACACGCTCCCGATCGCTGCCAACATCGCCCCGGTCGGCCTCTCCGACACCGCGCAGGAGACGCTCCAGCTCTTCCGTGTCCTGCGGCGATCGGCCCGCCGGTACGGCGGCGACTGCCTCGGCGGGCACGTCATCTCGATGACCACGCAAGCGAGCGACCTGCTCACGGTGTTATGGCTCTGGACCTGGAGCGAGCGGGTCGATGGCGGCCAGCCCGAGGACGCCTCGCTCCACCTGCCGGTGATCCCCCTCTTCGAGACGATCGACGACCTCGTCGCGGCGCCGCAGATCCTCGGCCGCGCCCTCGACACGCCCGCCTACCGCGAGCACGTCGCCAAGTGCGGCGACCGGCAGACGGTCATGATCGGCTACTCCGACAGCACGAAAGACGGCGGCTACCTCTCCGCCGCCTGGTCGCTGCAGAGCGCGCAGATCACGCTCCACGAGCTGGCGAAGAAGGAGGGGGTCGCCCTCACCTTCTTCCACGGCCGGGGCGGCTCGCTCGGCCGCGGCGGCGGGCCCGCCGCGCGGAGCATCCTCTCGCTCCCGCCGGAGACCTTCGCCGGCTCGCTCCGCCTCACCGAGCAGGGCGAGGTCCTCGCCGAGCGGTACGACGACCCGGCGATCGCGCACCGGCACCTGGAGCAGGTCGTGTGGGCGGTCCTGATCGCGGCGACGGCGCCGCCCCCCGACCCCACCAGCGCCTACCGCGACCAGATGCAGCGGATGGCGGACGCGTCGCTCGCGGCGTACCGCGAGCTGGTCACGCATGCCGACTTCACCAAGTTCTTCCGCCTCGCCACGCCGATCAGCCAGATCGAGAACCTGCCGATCGGCTCCCGCCCCGCGAAACGGAAGAAGGGGGACGCGATCGAGGACCTCCGCGCCATCCCGTGGGTCTTCTCCTGGACCCAGAGCCGCTGCCTCCTGCCGGCGTGGTACGGGCTGGGCTCGGGGCTGTCGGCATTGATCGACGCCGGCGGCGCCGAAACGCTGCAAGCGATGTACACCGAGTGGCCCTTCTTCCGCGCGACGATCAATAACGCCGAGCTCGCCCTCGCCAAGGCGAACCGCCCCGTCTTCGACCGCTACGCCCAGTTGGCGAACGAGCTGCCCGGCGCCGCGGAGATCATCCAACTGCTCGACGACGAGTTCGAACGCTCCTGCCAGACGCTGCTGGCGGTCACCGGCCGCGACGAGCTGCTCGACGGCACGTCGTGGCTCAAGGAATCGATCCAGGTCCGCAACCGCTACGTCGACCCGCTGAACCTGATCCAGCTGGAAGTGACCCGCCGCCTCCGCGAGTCGGGCGACGAGGGGCCCACCGAGGAGCTCCGCCACCTCTCGCAGCTCTCCATCAAGAGCGTCGCCGCAGGGATGCGGACGACGGGGTAG
- a CDS encoding Glycosyl hydrolase family 57, which translates to MRSFGRLALLAAVARVLACGEASAQTPMNVGFLWHMHQPIYIPGETIGQTDASGRFSFSITDVHNQRFGPYTSWPKNAIDSGSSLPHLGAQVSFSGSLIENLNNLEAAGVNGGMWNNWDASYRAAAESSTSLGNPRMDLVGFGYHHPLMPLLDERDMRMQIKLHKHVHEQTWGPNVPYSKGIFPAETAFSTRMIPALVAEGIEWTMFDSIHLERAVENYPHTDSSNLYAPNRADQINPALPADQWVQLNNLWAPSRVAAPFAYRPHTAQHIDPTTGAATKITAVPAARYEGNEDGRGGFGALQYESVMEQYRQFNTDPNHPMFVLLHHDGDNFGGGSEGYYHGNFNNMVDWATGNSNYDVTTVQDYLDRFPADPNDLVHIEAGSWAGADNGDPEFKKWLGDPNPPVSGEGPGWSPDRNSWAVLTAAKNHVYTAHDLQLGGPNNFPSMQNVMTGAGSASERGWHYLLQAQASDHWYWDGTEVWDSNVTRGSNLAIDEVAAVIAGAASETTAPSVFLPQRESYNPGGQEFGVVQPSDFEVWTYAYDVSGLSDVTLKYRVDADGVNPLDSTQNEVYADGSEVGQWVEIDMASSDVAPPAGILAPRERALRFGAMIEGVTDSLIDYYVEATDALGNVERTDIQHVYVGSSSVTPGGDRVVLTPGPAEAGALATFTYDPTGGPLDGAGGVFAHIGYNDWSTVLPSDTAMTWDAEAELWSLSLTLADDASQLDLVFNNGSGAWDNNGGADWHFQVTGGVDPAGFVMDGVLDEGAVALATEEGKTLWYALDGDTLYLATDDAGEGDDVFIYLADEPGDPQDANWGKSGQVAGWDGFVADENDNDYEGWFDASGEAATGPNGGVLEATIDLGNHFGDTPEELYLAVAHFATGDGGSLQWLMNEMTANGSIEADEFLRLVLAESLPGDFNGDGTVDAGDYTLWRDGDLAADADGSGTVDAADYLVWRNNYGRTAATSVAVPEPGALFLGMLGVACGVVRRR; encoded by the coding sequence ATGCGGAGCTTTGGAAGGCTCGCCCTATTGGCGGCGGTTGCCAGAGTGTTGGCCTGCGGCGAGGCCTCGGCCCAGACGCCGATGAACGTCGGCTTCCTCTGGCACATGCACCAGCCGATCTACATCCCGGGCGAGACGATCGGCCAGACCGACGCGTCGGGGCGGTTCTCGTTCAGCATCACGGACGTCCACAACCAGCGGTTCGGCCCGTACACGTCGTGGCCGAAGAACGCGATCGACTCGGGTTCCAGCCTGCCGCACCTGGGGGCGCAGGTCTCGTTCTCGGGCTCCCTGATCGAGAACCTCAACAACCTCGAAGCGGCCGGCGTGAACGGCGGCATGTGGAACAACTGGGACGCCTCGTACCGTGCGGCGGCGGAATCCAGCACCTCGCTCGGCAACCCGCGGATGGACTTGGTCGGCTTCGGCTATCACCACCCGCTCATGCCGCTGCTCGACGAGCGCGACATGCGGATGCAGATCAAGCTGCACAAGCACGTTCACGAGCAGACCTGGGGCCCGAACGTCCCCTACTCGAAAGGGATCTTCCCCGCGGAGACCGCCTTCAGCACGCGGATGATCCCGGCGCTGGTCGCCGAAGGGATCGAGTGGACGATGTTCGACAGCATCCATTTGGAACGCGCGGTGGAGAACTACCCGCACACCGACTCATCGAATCTCTACGCCCCCAACCGGGCGGACCAGATCAATCCGGCGTTGCCGGCCGATCAGTGGGTGCAGCTGAACAACCTGTGGGCGCCGAGCCGCGTCGCGGCGCCGTTCGCCTACCGGCCGCACACGGCGCAGCACATCGACCCGACGACCGGAGCCGCGACCAAGATCACCGCCGTCCCCGCCGCCCGGTACGAGGGGAACGAGGACGGCCGGGGCGGCTTCGGCGCGCTGCAGTACGAGTCGGTCATGGAGCAGTACCGGCAGTTCAACACCGACCCGAATCACCCGATGTTCGTCCTCCTGCATCACGATGGTGACAACTTCGGCGGCGGGAGCGAGGGGTACTACCACGGCAACTTCAACAACATGGTCGACTGGGCGACGGGCAACTCGAACTACGACGTCACCACCGTGCAGGATTACCTCGACCGTTTCCCGGCCGATCCGAACGACTTGGTCCACATCGAGGCGGGCTCGTGGGCGGGCGCCGATAACGGCGACCCCGAGTTCAAGAAGTGGCTCGGCGACCCCAACCCCCCCGTCTCTGGAGAAGGGCCGGGCTGGAGCCCCGACCGCAACTCGTGGGCCGTGCTGACCGCCGCCAAGAACCACGTCTACACCGCGCACGACCTGCAGCTCGGCGGGCCGAACAACTTCCCGAGCATGCAGAACGTGATGACCGGCGCCGGCTCGGCGAGCGAACGGGGTTGGCACTACCTGCTGCAGGCGCAGGCGTCGGACCACTGGTACTGGGATGGCACCGAGGTGTGGGACTCGAACGTGACCCGCGGCAGCAACCTGGCGATCGACGAGGTCGCCGCCGTGATCGCCGGCGCCGCCAGCGAGACGACCGCCCCCAGCGTCTTCCTCCCGCAACGCGAGTCTTACAACCCGGGCGGGCAGGAGTTCGGCGTCGTGCAGCCGAGCGACTTCGAGGTCTGGACCTACGCGTACGACGTGAGCGGCCTGTCGGACGTGACCCTCAAGTACCGCGTCGATGCGGACGGCGTGAACCCGCTCGACTCGACGCAGAACGAGGTCTACGCCGACGGCTCGGAGGTGGGCCAGTGGGTCGAGATCGACATGGCGTCGAGCGACGTCGCCCCGCCGGCCGGCATCCTCGCTCCGCGCGAGCGGGCCCTGCGGTTCGGCGCGATGATCGAGGGGGTGACCGACTCGCTGATCGATTACTATGTCGAAGCGACCGACGCCCTCGGCAACGTCGAGCGGACGGACATCCAGCACGTCTACGTCGGCTCCTCAAGCGTCACGCCGGGCGGCGACCGCGTCGTCCTCACGCCCGGCCCGGCCGAGGCGGGCGCCCTCGCCACGTTCACCTACGACCCGACCGGCGGACCGCTCGACGGCGCGGGGGGCGTCTTCGCGCACATCGGCTACAACGACTGGTCGACCGTCCTGCCCAGTGACACCGCGATGACCTGGGATGCCGAGGCCGAGCTCTGGTCCCTGTCGCTCACTCTGGCCGACGACGCGAGCCAGCTCGATCTGGTCTTCAACAACGGATCGGGCGCGTGGGATAACAACGGGGGCGCCGACTGGCACTTCCAGGTGACCGGCGGGGTCGATCCGGCCGGCTTCGTCATGGACGGCGTGCTCGACGAGGGCGCCGTCGCCCTGGCGACCGAAGAGGGCAAGACGCTCTGGTACGCCCTCGACGGCGACACGCTCTACCTCGCCACCGACGACGCCGGCGAGGGCGACGATGTCTTCATCTATCTGGCCGACGAGCCGGGCGACCCGCAAGACGCGAACTGGGGCAAGTCGGGTCAGGTCGCCGGCTGGGACGGCTTCGTCGCGGACGAGAACGACAACGATTACGAAGGCTGGTTCGACGCCTCGGGCGAAGCGGCCACGGGACCCAACGGGGGCGTGCTCGAAGCGACCATCGACTTGGGGAACCACTTCGGTGACACGCCCGAGGAGCTTTACCTGGCCGTAGCGCACTTCGCCACGGGCGATGGCGGATCGCTCCAGTGGCTGATGAACGAGATGACGGCCAACGGCTCGATCGAAGCGGACGAGTTCCTCCGCCTGGTGCTCGCGGAGAGCCTGCCGGGCGACTTCAACGGCGACGGCACGGTCGACGCCGGTGACTACACCTTGTGGCGAGACGGCGATCTCGCGGCGGACGCCGACGGCTCCGGCACGGTCGACGCCGCCGACTACCTCGTCTGGCGAAACAACTACGGCCGCACGGCAGCCACTTCGGTCGCGGTTCCCGAGCCGGGCGCCCTGTTCCTTGGAATGCTTGGCGTTGCGTGCGGCGTTGTGCGGCGACGCTGA